The proteins below are encoded in one region of Hordeum vulgare subsp. vulgare chromosome 3H, MorexV3_pseudomolecules_assembly, whole genome shotgun sequence:
- the LOC123442397 gene encoding PR5-like receptor kinase isoform X1: MGAASALFLFVLVITGEAATLGITNQCSYTVWPAVVPGGGRQLDPGEAWVLDVPAGNTSGRVWARTGCTFHGEGNVSSCQTGDCGGLLACTAYGRPPSTLGEFAFGGLNAVDSFDISFMDGFNVPMDFLPVPVQVQGRAGCVKGPRCPANITSQCPTELKAPGGCNSACRVLKQDKYCCTGSAAHNCSTTNYSVFFKKMCPDAYSYPKDDPSSTFSCPTGTNYQVVFCPLMNQAMSPPAESPVALPAPIGPTSMKPKSSTVTRVVTILAPVGSFILLTVVFLLAYFICKRRTHRQHEMEEEEEFGELQGTPIRFTYQQLKAATEQFADKLGEGGFGSVFKGKFGDEMIAVKRLDRAGQGKREFSAEVQTIGRIHHINLVSLIGLCAEKSYRLLVYEYMHKGSLDRWIYCRHDNDAPPLDWSIRCKIITHIAKGLSYLHEECTKRIAHLDVKPQNILLDDEFNAKLSDFGLCKLIDRDMSQVVTRMRGTPGYLAPEWLTSQITEKADVYSFGVVVMEVISGRKNLDTSRSEESIHLITLLEEKVKNDHLVDLIDRNSNDMQAHKQDAIQMMKLAMWCLQIDCQRRPKMSEVVKVLEGAMSADNNIDHNFVVARNVISSVPPLSSHVSGPN, from the coding sequence ATGGGCGCCGCTTCCGCTCTCTTCCTCTTCGTCCTCGTTATCACGGGCGAGGCCGCCACACTAGGAATCACCAACCAATGCTCCTACACCGTGTGGCCGGCCGTCGTGCCGGGAGGTGGCCGGCAGCTCGATCCAGGGGAGGCATGGGTGCTGGACGTCCCCGCCGGCAACACATCCGGCCGCGTCTGGGCACGGACGGGCTGCACGTTCCATGGCGAAGGTAACGTGTCGTCGTGCCAAACTGGTGACTGCGGCGGCTTGCTCGCCTGCACAGCCTATGGCCGGCCGCCCAGCACGCTCGGTGAGTTCGCGTTTGGCGGCCTCAACGCCGTGGATTCCTTCGACATCTCCTTCATGGACGGCTTCAACGTGCCCATGGACTTCCTGCCGGTGCCGGTTCAGGTTCAAGGAAGGGCAGGGTGCGTCAAGGGGCCGCGCTGTCCAGCCAACATCACATCGCAGTGCCCAACAGAGCTGAAGGCTCCGGGGGGTTGTAACAGTGCATGCAGGGTGTTGAAGCAGGACAAATACTGCTGTACCGGGAGCGCGGCACACAATTGCAGCACCACCAACTACTCGGTCTTCTTTAAGAAGATGTGCCCAGATGCCTACAGCTACCCCAAGGATGATCCCAGCAGCACTTTCAGTTGCCCGACGGGCACCAACTACCAGGTCGTCTTTTGTCCCCTGATGAATCAAGCAATGTCGCCTCCAGCTGAAAGTCCCGTGGCTCTGCCTGCGCCTATTGGGCCAACAAGCATGAAACCAAAATCCTCCACTGTAACAAGAGTTGTGACAATTCTAGCTCCTGTAGGCAGCTTCATTTTGCttaccgtcgtcttcctcctcgcctacTTTATATGTAAGCGGAGAACACATAGACAAcatgagatggaggaggaggaagagtttgGGGAGCTACAAGGAACACCAATCAGGTTCACATATCAACAGCTAAAAGCAGCAACCGAGCAATTTGCAGACAAGCTAGGGGAAGGAGGATTTGGGTCTGTTTTCAAGGGAAAATTTGGGGATGAAATGATTGCAGTAAAACGTTTGGATCGAGCTGGTCAGGGCAAAAGAGAATTTTCTGCAGAGGTTCAGACAATTGGCAGGATTCATCATATTAATCTGGTGAGTTTGATTGGTTTATGTGCAGAGAAATCCTATAGGCTCCTGGTGTATGAGTATATGCACAAAGGATCCTTGGATAGATGGATCTATTGTCGACATGACAACGATGCTCCTCCTTTGGATTGGAGCATCCGGTGCAAAATTATCACTCACATAGCTAAGGGTCTCTCTTATCTTCACGAGGAGTGCACAAAACGGATTGCTCATTTGGATGTCAAACCACAAAACATCCTCTTAGATGATGAATTCAATGCTAAACTTTCTGATTTTGGACTATGCAAGCTCATTGATAGGGATATGAGCCAGGTGGTTACTAGAATGAGAGGCACACCTGGATATTTAGCTCCTGAATGGTTAACATCGCAAATCACAGAAAAGGCTGACGTCTACAGCTTTGGTGTTGTGGTCATGGAAGTCATCAGCGGAAGAAAGAACCTCGACACTTCCCGGTCAGAAGAGAGCATCCATCTTATTACCCTATTGGAGGAAAAGGTTAAAAACGACCACTTGGTAGATTTGATTGACAGGAACAGCAACGACATGCAAGCACATAAGCAGGATGCAATTCAGATGATGAAGCTCGCGATGTGGTGTTTGCAGATTGATTGCCAAAGAAGGCCTAAAATGTCTGAGGTGGTCAAGGTCTTGGAAGGTGCCATGAGTGCAGACAACAATATTGATCATAACTTTGTTGTTGCTAGGAATGTGATCTCCTCAGTTCCACCTCTATCTTCACATGTATCGGGGCCCAACTGA
- the LOC123442397 gene encoding PR5-like receptor kinase isoform X2: MAVVSATSALHLLPLLLLLLVITGEAATLGITNQCSYTVWPAVVPGGGRQLDPGEAWVLDVPAGNTSGRVWARTGCTFHGEGNVSSCQTGDCGGLLACTAYGRPPSTLGEFAFGGLNAVDSFDISFMDGFNVPMDFLPVPVQVQGRAGCVKGPRCPANITSQCPTELKAPGGCNSACRVLKQDKYCCTGSAAHNCSTTNYSVFFKKMCPDAYSYPKDDPSSTFSCPTGTNYQVVFCPLMNQAMSPPAESPVALPAPIGPTSMKPKSSTVTRVVTILAPVGSFILLTVVFLLAYFICKRRTHRQHEMEEEEEFGELQGTPIRFTYQQLKAATEQFADKLGEGGFGSVFKGKFGDEMIAVKRLDRAGQGKREFSAEVQTIGRIHHINLVSLIGLCAEKSYRLLVYEYMHKGSLDRWIYCRHDNDAPPLDWSIRCKIITHIAKGLSYLHEECTKRIAHLDVKPQNILLDDEFNAKLSDFGLCKLIDRDMSQVVTRMRGTPGYLAPEWLTSQITEKADVYSFGVVVMEVISGRKNLDTSRSEESIHLITLLEEKVKNDHLVDLIDRNSNDMQAHKQDAIQMMKLAMWCLQIDCQRRPKMSEVVKVLEGAMSADNNIDHNFVVARNVISSVPPLSSHVSGPN; the protein is encoded by the exons ATGGCAGTGGTGAGTGCCACTTCggctctccacctcctgcctctcctcctcctcc TCCTCGTTATCACGGGCGAGGCCGCCACACTAGGAATCACCAACCAATGCTCCTACACCGTGTGGCCGGCCGTCGTGCCGGGAGGTGGCCGGCAGCTCGATCCAGGGGAGGCATGGGTGCTGGACGTCCCCGCCGGCAACACATCCGGCCGCGTCTGGGCACGGACGGGCTGCACGTTCCATGGCGAAGGTAACGTGTCGTCGTGCCAAACTGGTGACTGCGGCGGCTTGCTCGCCTGCACAGCCTATGGCCGGCCGCCCAGCACGCTCGGTGAGTTCGCGTTTGGCGGCCTCAACGCCGTGGATTCCTTCGACATCTCCTTCATGGACGGCTTCAACGTGCCCATGGACTTCCTGCCGGTGCCGGTTCAGGTTCAAGGAAGGGCAGGGTGCGTCAAGGGGCCGCGCTGTCCAGCCAACATCACATCGCAGTGCCCAACAGAGCTGAAGGCTCCGGGGGGTTGTAACAGTGCATGCAGGGTGTTGAAGCAGGACAAATACTGCTGTACCGGGAGCGCGGCACACAATTGCAGCACCACCAACTACTCGGTCTTCTTTAAGAAGATGTGCCCAGATGCCTACAGCTACCCCAAGGATGATCCCAGCAGCACTTTCAGTTGCCCGACGGGCACCAACTACCAGGTCGTCTTTTGTCCCCTGATGAATCAAGCAATGTCGCCTCCAGCTGAAAGTCCCGTGGCTCTGCCTGCGCCTATTGGGCCAACAAGCATGAAACCAAAATCCTCCACTGTAACAAGAGTTGTGACAATTCTAGCTCCTGTAGGCAGCTTCATTTTGCttaccgtcgtcttcctcctcgcctacTTTATATGTAAGCGGAGAACACATAGACAAcatgagatggaggaggaggaagagtttgGGGAGCTACAAGGAACACCAATCAGGTTCACATATCAACAGCTAAAAGCAGCAACCGAGCAATTTGCAGACAAGCTAGGGGAAGGAGGATTTGGGTCTGTTTTCAAGGGAAAATTTGGGGATGAAATGATTGCAGTAAAACGTTTGGATCGAGCTGGTCAGGGCAAAAGAGAATTTTCTGCAGAGGTTCAGACAATTGGCAGGATTCATCATATTAATCTGGTGAGTTTGATTGGTTTATGTGCAGAGAAATCCTATAGGCTCCTGGTGTATGAGTATATGCACAAAGGATCCTTGGATAGATGGATCTATTGTCGACATGACAACGATGCTCCTCCTTTGGATTGGAGCATCCGGTGCAAAATTATCACTCACATAGCTAAGGGTCTCTCTTATCTTCACGAGGAGTGCACAAAACGGATTGCTCATTTGGATGTCAAACCACAAAACATCCTCTTAGATGATGAATTCAATGCTAAACTTTCTGATTTTGGACTATGCAAGCTCATTGATAGGGATATGAGCCAGGTGGTTACTAGAATGAGAGGCACACCTGGATATTTAGCTCCTGAATGGTTAACATCGCAAATCACAGAAAAGGCTGACGTCTACAGCTTTGGTGTTGTGGTCATGGAAGTCATCAGCGGAAGAAAGAACCTCGACACTTCCCGGTCAGAAGAGAGCATCCATCTTATTACCCTATTGGAGGAAAAGGTTAAAAACGACCACTTGGTAGATTTGATTGACAGGAACAGCAACGACATGCAAGCACATAAGCAGGATGCAATTCAGATGATGAAGCTCGCGATGTGGTGTTTGCAGATTGATTGCCAAAGAAGGCCTAAAATGTCTGAGGTGGTCAAGGTCTTGGAAGGTGCCATGAGTGCAGACAACAATATTGATCATAACTTTGTTGTTGCTAGGAATGTGATCTCCTCAGTTCCACCTCTATCTTCACATGTATCGGGGCCCAACTGA